In the genome of Rhodoferax fermentans, one region contains:
- a CDS encoding TOBE domain-containing protein gives MPSTPTQLTGKFHIDTALGSFLGDKRIRLLEAIDKCGSISQAAKAVPMSYKAAWDAVDDMNNVAPEPLVNRSAGGRHGGGTELTTFARRLIAFYRALEKESQLALEKLTSNLQQSGVCDVDDFRQVLRRMSMKTSARNQFAGPVTALKEGVVDTEVSIRLAPDLQLTAIVTRESAENLGLALGRDVLAFVKASSILLMAGDDGQISARNRFAGTITHLHQGPVNAEVTLAMPGGRHVITAVITDDSVKRLKLAVGQPLTAVFKASSVFLAAVD, from the coding sequence ATGCCAAGCACACCCACCCAACTCACCGGCAAGTTTCACATCGACACCGCTTTGGGCAGCTTTCTGGGCGACAAACGCATCCGCCTGCTCGAAGCCATCGACAAATGTGGCTCCATCTCTCAAGCCGCCAAGGCGGTGCCCATGTCTTACAAGGCGGCCTGGGACGCGGTGGACGACATGAACAACGTGGCGCCTGAGCCGCTGGTCAACCGCTCGGCCGGTGGCCGCCACGGCGGTGGCACCGAACTCACGACCTTTGCGCGACGATTGATTGCGTTTTACCGCGCGCTCGAAAAAGAGTCCCAGCTGGCGCTCGAAAAACTCACCAGCAACCTCCAACAAAGTGGCGTCTGCGATGTGGACGACTTTCGGCAAGTCTTGAGGAGAATGTCCATGAAAACCAGCGCGCGCAACCAGTTTGCCGGCCCCGTCACCGCGCTCAAGGAAGGCGTGGTCGACACCGAGGTCAGCATCCGCCTGGCGCCCGACCTGCAACTCACCGCCATCGTGACCCGCGAGTCAGCCGAAAACCTCGGGCTGGCGTTGGGCCGTGATGTGCTGGCTTTTGTCAAAGCCTCGTCCATCTTGCTGATGGCCGGTGACGACGGCCAGATCTCGGCGCGCAACCGCTTTGCCGGCACCATCACCCACCTCCACCAAGGGCCGGTCAACGCCGAAGTCACGCTGGCCATGCCCGGTGGTCGGCATGTGATCACCGCGGTGATCACCGACGACAGTGTCAAGCGGCTCAAGCTCGCCGTGGGCCAGCCCTTGACCGCGGTGTTCAAAGCTTCCAGCGTCTTTCTGGCCGCTGTCGACTGA
- a CDS encoding molybdate ABC transporter substrate-binding protein yields MKPLSCLSAAPIGRGRSLFNPRAPAAPDRPNRRQVLLGAAAGVLWLGLARSASAQAQAALLVLAGAGYKRPVEALCAAFTQATGLVVERSYGNLQQMFAQAQASGRVDVLVGDASFIDQAQGLQLPRRVALGQGILTLAWRRHLPVPDGLSGLAGLRQMLAQPSWSVALPNPQQAVYGNAAKQLLQAQGLWQGLQERLKVVATVPQVSAYLSSGEIDLGFVNLTEALAAKDLLGGFITLPSGDGSYAEVAIVAAMAEASKSTLALTNTQQFALFLETPVARGILRRAGL; encoded by the coding sequence ATGAAACCTTTGTCCTGTCTGTCTGCGGCGCCCATCGGGCGTGGTCGTAGTCTGTTCAACCCGCGTGCTCCGGCGGCGCCTGACCGCCCGAACCGGCGCCAGGTCTTGTTGGGTGCAGCCGCTGGTGTCCTGTGGCTAGGACTCGCCCGCAGTGCGTCTGCGCAGGCGCAAGCTGCACTCTTGGTGCTGGCCGGTGCCGGGTACAAACGCCCGGTCGAGGCCTTGTGCGCCGCCTTCACCCAGGCCACCGGGCTGGTGGTGGAGCGCAGTTATGGCAATCTGCAGCAGATGTTTGCCCAGGCGCAGGCCAGTGGCCGGGTGGACGTCCTGGTGGGGGACGCCAGTTTCATCGACCAGGCGCAGGGCCTGCAGTTGCCCCGGCGTGTGGCCCTGGGCCAAGGTATCTTGACGCTGGCCTGGCGGCGCCATCTGCCGGTGCCGGATGGTTTGAGCGGCTTGGCGGGGCTGCGGCAGATGCTGGCGCAGCCGTCCTGGTCGGTGGCTTTGCCCAACCCGCAGCAGGCCGTTTACGGCAACGCGGCCAAACAACTGCTGCAGGCGCAAGGCCTGTGGCAGGGTCTGCAGGAACGGTTGAAGGTGGTGGCGACGGTGCCGCAGGTCAGTGCCTACCTGAGCTCCGGTGAGATTGACCTGGGTTTTGTGAACCTGACCGAGGCCCTGGCGGCCAAGGACCTGTTGGGTGGTTTTATCACGCTGCCCAGTGGCGATGGCAGTTATGCCGAGGTGGCCATTGTGGCAGCGATGGCTGAGGCATCAAAATCGACGCTAGCCCTTACCAATACTCAGCAGTTTGCTCTGTTTTTGGAAACACCTGTGGCGCGCGGCATTTTGCGCCGTGCGGGTTTGTGA
- a CDS encoding TOBE domain-containing protein, translating to MAISARNLFKGKVTALKEGPIHAEVEITTTGGDKIVATLTEASVSSLGLGIGKEAVAVVKAPWVTLLTGTPEYRFSARNQLQGTVSALLKGAVNCQVTVALPGGSTVSAMVTNAAAAELCLAEGTPVTVLFKASHVFVGVPV from the coding sequence ATGGCTATCAGCGCAAGAAACCTGTTCAAAGGCAAAGTCACCGCCCTCAAAGAAGGCCCGATCCACGCCGAAGTGGAAATCACCACCACCGGAGGCGACAAAATTGTGGCCACCCTGACCGAAGCCAGCGTGAGCTCTTTGGGCCTGGGCATCGGCAAAGAGGCGGTGGCGGTGGTCAAAGCCCCCTGGGTGACCTTGCTCACGGGCACACCGGAGTACCGTTTCAGCGCCCGCAACCAGCTCCAGGGCACGGTCAGCGCCTTGCTCAAGGGGGCGGTTAACTGCCAGGTGACGGTGGCTTTGCCGGGTGGCTCCACCGTCAGCGCGATGGTCACCAATGCCGCAGCGGCCGAACTCTGCTTGGCTGAGGGCACACCGGTCACGGTCCTGTTCAAGGCCAGCCACGTGTTTGTGGGTGTGCCGGTCTGA
- the modC gene encoding molybdenum ABC transporter ATP-binding protein, with the protein MAGIQARFHIDWPGFTLDVDLDLPARGVTALFGHSGSGKTTLLRCIAGLERAPHGQLRVNGEVWQDDSHWLPTHKRPLGYVFQEASLFPHLTVLGNLRYGLKRTNAAARVSLDQAIALLGIAHLLDRQPEHLSGGERQRVSIARALALSPRILLMDEPLAALDLQRKQEILPYLERLHSELDIPVLYVSHAPDEVARLADFIVALEGGRALACGPLGETLARLDLPIRLGEDAGVVLDAVVAERDATWHLARVTFPGGSLWVRDGGHALGSAVRVRILARDVSVALHPVFDTSILNCLPATVDQLAPDDHPALMLLRLKLGDSPLIARLTHRSAAGLGLAPGQQVWVQIKAVALIG; encoded by the coding sequence ATGGCGGGCATTCAGGCGCGTTTTCACATCGACTGGCCAGGCTTCACGCTAGACGTGGACCTGGACCTGCCCGCGCGCGGGGTGACCGCGCTGTTTGGCCACTCAGGATCTGGCAAAACCACGCTGCTGCGCTGTATTGCCGGGTTGGAACGCGCGCCGCATGGGCAGCTGCGGGTCAACGGCGAGGTCTGGCAGGATGACAGTCACTGGCTGCCCACCCACAAGCGACCGCTGGGCTATGTGTTCCAGGAGGCCAGCCTGTTCCCACACCTGACGGTGCTGGGCAACCTGCGTTACGGTCTCAAGCGCACAAACGCTGCGGCGCGCGTCAGCCTGGATCAGGCGATTGCCTTGCTGGGCATTGCTCACCTGCTGGATCGCCAGCCCGAGCATCTGTCAGGTGGGGAACGCCAGCGTGTCAGCATCGCACGCGCCCTGGCCTTGAGCCCACGCATTTTGCTGATGGACGAGCCCCTGGCCGCGCTGGACCTACAACGCAAACAGGAAATCCTGCCCTACCTGGAACGCCTGCACAGCGAACTCGACATTCCGGTGCTGTATGTCAGCCACGCGCCCGACGAGGTGGCGCGGCTGGCCGACTTCATCGTCGCTCTTGAAGGTGGCCGGGCCCTGGCCTGCGGTCCGCTTGGTGAGACGTTGGCGCGGCTGGATTTGCCGATTCGCCTCGGTGAAGACGCTGGTGTGGTGCTGGATGCGGTGGTGGCCGAGCGTGATGCCACCTGGCACCTGGCGCGTGTAACGTTCCCCGGTGGCAGCCTGTGGGTGCGCGACGGTGGCCACGCCCTGGGCAGCGCGGTGCGGGTGCGTATCCTGGCGCGTGATGTCAGCGTCGCCCTGCACCCGGTGTTTGATACCAGCATCCTCAACTGCCTGCCCGCCACGGTGGACCAGCTGGCGCCAGATGACCACCCGGCGCTGATGCTGCTGCGCCTGAAGCTCGGTGACTCACCGCTGATCGCCCGACTAACCCACCGCTCAGCCGCTGGCCTGGGCCTGGCCCCAGGCCAGCAGGTGTGGGTGCAGATCAAGGCGGTGGCGCTGATTGGTTAG
- the btsR gene encoding two-component system response regulator BtsR, with the protein MTALIVDDEPFARRELRRTLEPSKDIQILGECGNAIDALTRIHVDKPDVVFLDIQMPQITGIEMLGMLDPQTMPQIVFLTAYDEYAVRAFEKNAFDYLLKPVTADRLELTLERLRNSFFRQDFSVLPEANHLRQIPCFSQNSVIFVKASDVEFVEARSTGIYVSDTDGQERPTALRLNILQQRTGLLRCHRQYLVNIDLVHKLQYLESGLAEFVTQRGRVIPISRRLLPEIKERLGIS; encoded by the coding sequence ATGACCGCCCTGATCGTTGACGACGAACCCTTTGCGCGGCGCGAGTTGCGGCGCACCCTGGAGCCATCCAAAGACATCCAGATTCTGGGCGAATGTGGCAATGCCATCGACGCCCTGACCCGCATCCATGTCGACAAGCCGGATGTGGTGTTTCTCGACATCCAGATGCCGCAAATCACCGGTATCGAGATGCTGGGCATGCTGGACCCGCAGACCATGCCGCAGATTGTTTTTCTGACCGCTTATGACGAGTATGCGGTGCGGGCGTTTGAGAAAAACGCGTTTGACTACCTGCTCAAACCGGTCACCGCCGACCGCCTGGAGCTGACGCTGGAGCGTTTGCGTAACAGCTTTTTCAGGCAGGACTTCAGCGTGTTGCCCGAGGCCAACCATTTGCGCCAGATCCCTTGCTTCAGCCAGAACAGCGTGATTTTTGTGAAGGCGAGTGATGTCGAGTTTGTGGAAGCACGCAGCACCGGTATTTATGTGTCAGACACCGATGGCCAGGAGCGCCCCACCGCCTTGCGCCTGAACATCCTGCAGCAACGCACCGGCCTGCTGCGCTGCCATCGGCAGTACCTTGTGAACATCGACCTGGTGCACAAACTGCAATATTTGGAGAGTGGTCTGGCCGAGTTTGTCACGCAACGGGGTCGCGTCATTCCGATCAGCCGACGCCTGTTGCCCGAGATCAAGGAACGGCTGGGGATCAGTTAG
- a CDS encoding NifB/NifX family molybdenum-iron cluster-binding protein, whose protein sequence is MMIAIATKANGTQVSGHAGQATDWLVYDCQPGAPLPEPQHIQLTKAQLPHYFQDDGPHPLHGVEVVVAASAGDGYIRHMAKWGAQVLLTGESDPLTALKKILAGEALADTRFDITTTLCKLRDLFSRH, encoded by the coding sequence ATGATGATTGCCATTGCCACCAAGGCCAACGGTACCCAGGTGTCCGGCCACGCCGGGCAAGCCACCGACTGGCTGGTCTATGACTGCCAGCCCGGTGCCCCTTTGCCCGAGCCGCAGCACATCCAGCTCACCAAGGCTCAGTTGCCGCATTACTTTCAAGACGACGGGCCGCACCCTTTGCATGGCGTGGAGGTGGTGGTGGCCGCCAGCGCAGGCGACGGCTACATCCGCCACATGGCCAAATGGGGGGCGCAGGTGCTGCTGACCGGCGAGAGTGATCCGTTAACCGCCCTCAAGAAAATTTTGGCGGGTGAGGCCCTGGCCGACACCCGCTTTGACATCACCACCACGCTGTGCAAGCTGCGTGACCTGTTCTCGCGTCATTGA
- a CDS encoding lytic murein transglycosylase, which produces MNTFLPSIARSALPSRWLAPCVLACLGLAACTTPPQPTDPQTAPPAQQTTAANAASADLDVHAQQFARWVAEFSDSARAAGIDEATLHSAFDTVRFVPRVIELDRAQPEFNRTVWDYLDYAVSKQRVIRGQDKLEQSRTDIEAAARRYGVPAEILVAIWGMESNYGSFMGDIPTIDALATLGFEGRRGPWARGQLLAALKMLQNHEVERDQMIGSWAGAMGQTQLLPSNYLAYAIDADGDGRRDIWASLPDVMGSTAHFLAKSGWQVNQPWAVEVRLPAGFDYASADGELRQPSSTWQQQGMQSLDGGPLPDLPDSALLLPAGARGPAFLVGANFRAILRYNNATSYALAVGLLAQQLAGGPGVQAPWPRDVQALSRTQLQALQSALNTRGFDSGAADGVMGPATRRAIRAYQRSVGLVPDGYPTLELLTQLP; this is translated from the coding sequence ATGAACACTTTTTTGCCCTCTATCGCACGCAGCGCCCTGCCATCACGCTGGCTCGCCCCCTGTGTGCTGGCCTGCCTGGGCCTGGCCGCGTGCACCACGCCACCCCAACCCACCGACCCCCAAACCGCACCGCCAGCCCAGCAGACCACTGCGGCAAACGCAGCCTCGGCAGACCTGGACGTTCATGCCCAACAGTTTGCGCGCTGGGTGGCGGAGTTCAGCGACAGTGCCCGTGCCGCTGGCATCGACGAAGCCACGCTGCACAGTGCGTTTGACACCGTTCGTTTTGTACCTCGCGTGATCGAGCTGGACCGCGCCCAGCCCGAGTTCAACCGGACGGTGTGGGACTACCTTGACTACGCGGTGTCCAAACAACGTGTGATACGCGGTCAAGACAAGCTCGAACAATCGCGCACGGACATCGAGGCCGCAGCGCGCCGTTACGGCGTCCCAGCGGAGATCCTGGTGGCGATCTGGGGCATGGAGAGCAACTACGGCAGCTTCATGGGCGACATACCCACCATCGATGCACTGGCCACATTGGGCTTTGAAGGCCGACGCGGGCCCTGGGCGCGCGGGCAATTGCTTGCCGCGCTAAAGATGCTGCAAAACCACGAGGTTGAACGCGACCAGATGATCGGGTCGTGGGCCGGCGCCATGGGCCAGACCCAGCTGCTGCCCTCCAACTACCTGGCCTATGCGATCGACGCTGACGGTGATGGCCGCCGTGACATCTGGGCCAGCCTGCCCGATGTCATGGGCTCCACCGCCCATTTCCTGGCCAAATCCGGCTGGCAGGTCAATCAGCCCTGGGCGGTCGAGGTGCGTTTGCCAGCAGGATTCGACTATGCAAGCGCCGACGGTGAGCTGCGCCAGCCAAGCTCAACTTGGCAACAACAAGGTATGCAGTCGCTCGACGGCGGCCCCTTGCCTGATCTGCCCGACAGTGCGCTGCTTCTGCCAGCCGGTGCACGCGGCCCGGCCTTCCTGGTCGGCGCCAACTTCCGCGCCATCCTGCGTTACAACAACGCCACCAGTTACGCGCTGGCGGTGGGCCTGCTGGCCCAACAACTGGCGGGCGGCCCCGGCGTACAAGCCCCCTGGCCGCGCGATGTACAAGCCCTGTCACGCACGCAGTTGCAGGCTTTGCAGAGCGCACTCAACACCCGTGGTTTTGACAGTGGCGCCGCCGACGGCGTGATGGGCCCGGCCACACGCCGCGCCATTCGTGCGTACCAACGCAGCGTGGGTCTGGTGCCCGATGGTTACCCCACCCTGGAGCTACTGACCCAACTGCCGTGA
- a CDS encoding FmdB family zinc ribbon protein: MPLYDYQCQACGHHFEALVRSGSTPACPACASVALTKCVSPIAPAGKIEAIRMAHRRVAAAQGLFDNYSPSDKAKLLQGKKNI; this comes from the coding sequence ATGCCCCTGTATGACTACCAATGCCAGGCCTGCGGCCACCACTTTGAGGCGCTGGTGCGCTCTGGCAGCACCCCCGCCTGTCCAGCCTGCGCCAGCGTGGCGCTGACCAAATGTGTCTCGCCGATTGCCCCGGCCGGCAAGATCGAAGCCATCCGTATGGCACACCGCCGTGTTGCCGCCGCCCAGGGCCTGTTTGACAACTACAGCCCATCCGACAAAGCCAAACTGCTGCAAGGCAAGAAAAACATCTGA
- the modD gene encoding ModD protein has translation MLALNDTQLQTLLQDDAPFGDITTDSLGIGTYMGQLSFYARLAMTVCGTEEACRLFELAGAQATLVLSSGAAAQAGDLLLQAHGPVADLHRAWKTAQTLVEWASGIGSATASIVAAANGVAVACTRKNVPGTKALSAKAVRAGGGILHRLGLSETILVFAEHRLYLNESPVQTIERLRRAQPEKKLAVEVANVSEALVWAQAGAEVLQLEKFTPEAVSTCRQALADIQRPTRPLLAAAGGIHAGNAAAYVAAGADFLVTSAPYWAPPRDVQVVFGARP, from the coding sequence ATGCTTGCGCTGAACGACACCCAGCTACAGACCCTGCTGCAGGACGATGCGCCTTTTGGCGACATCACCACCGACAGCCTGGGTATCGGTACCTACATGGGCCAACTCAGTTTTTATGCGCGTTTGGCCATGACAGTGTGTGGCACCGAAGAAGCTTGCCGCCTGTTTGAACTCGCAGGTGCCCAGGCCACGCTGGTGCTGTCGTCGGGCGCAGCGGCTCAGGCGGGTGACTTGCTGCTGCAAGCACACGGCCCGGTCGCTGACTTGCACCGCGCCTGGAAAACCGCCCAGACCTTGGTCGAGTGGGCCAGCGGCATCGGCAGCGCCACAGCCAGCATCGTGGCCGCAGCCAACGGGGTGGCAGTGGCCTGCACCCGCAAAAATGTGCCAGGCACCAAAGCCTTGTCGGCCAAGGCGGTCAGGGCCGGTGGTGGCATCCTGCACCGGCTGGGCCTGTCGGAAACCATTCTGGTGTTTGCCGAGCATCGGCTGTATCTGAACGAGTCCCCGGTACAAACCATCGAACGGCTGCGCCGGGCGCAGCCTGAGAAAAAACTCGCGGTCGAGGTGGCCAATGTGAGTGAGGCGCTGGTGTGGGCGCAGGCAGGTGCCGAGGTGTTGCAGCTCGAAAAGTTCACACCCGAGGCCGTGTCCACCTGCCGCCAGGCTTTGGCAGACATCCAGCGACCGACCCGCCCCTTGCTCGCCGCCGCTGGTGGCATCCACGCTGGCAACGCAGCCGCTTATGTGGCCGCCGGGGCCGACTTTTTGGTGACCTCCGCACCCTACTGGGCACCACCCAGGGATGTGCAGGTGGTGTTTGGAGCCCGCCCATGA
- the modA gene encoding molybdate ABC transporter substrate-binding protein yields MKASHLLPALLASLICAAVGAHADEVSVAVAANFTTPMKQIAADFEKDTGHKLVASYGATGKFYAQIKNGAPFEVLLSADDETPTKLVKENAAVAGSQFTYAIGTLVLWSAKPAIVDNQGQVLKNGGFDHLALANPKLAPYGAAAVQAMQALGVYESLSPKIVMGENISQTHQFISTGNALLGFVALSQVLVDGKIEGSHWVVPAKLYAPIRQDAVILDKGKGKPAAEALIKYLKSDKAKAVIKTFGYALS; encoded by the coding sequence ATGAAAGCTTCCCACCTGCTGCCAGCCTTGCTGGCCTCCCTGATCTGTGCCGCCGTTGGTGCCCATGCCGACGAGGTCTCGGTCGCGGTGGCCGCCAACTTCACCACACCGATGAAACAGATCGCTGCCGACTTCGAGAAAGACACCGGCCACAAGCTGGTGGCTTCGTATGGCGCCACCGGCAAGTTTTACGCCCAGATCAAAAACGGCGCACCGTTTGAGGTGCTGCTGTCAGCCGACGACGAAACCCCGACCAAGCTGGTGAAAGAAAACGCCGCCGTTGCAGGCAGCCAGTTCACCTACGCGATTGGCACCCTGGTGCTGTGGTCGGCCAAACCGGCCATTGTGGACAACCAGGGCCAGGTTCTGAAAAACGGCGGCTTTGACCACCTGGCACTGGCCAACCCAAAACTCGCGCCTTATGGCGCTGCGGCGGTGCAGGCCATGCAGGCGCTGGGTGTGTATGAGAGCCTGAGCCCCAAAATTGTGATGGGTGAGAACATCAGCCAGACCCACCAGTTCATCAGCACCGGCAATGCCTTGCTCGGTTTTGTCGCACTGTCACAGGTGCTGGTCGACGGCAAGATCGAGGGCTCACACTGGGTGGTGCCGGCCAAACTGTATGCACCGATCCGCCAGGACGCGGTCATCCTGGACAAAGGCAAAGGCAAACCAGCGGCAGAAGCGCTGATCAAGTACCTCAAATCCGACAAGGCCAAAGCCGTCATCAAGACCTTTGGTTACGCCTTGTCCTGA
- the cowN gene encoding N(2)-fixation sustaining protein CowN: MNTVDRYRSFKGIDFDGQAARMIARIEAHTQGQNDPFWAYFFQRRNATEGMRYDDQLLLSSFVNQIRELLEARHDETGLAWLDQLETECF, encoded by the coding sequence ATGAACACCGTTGACCGCTACCGCAGCTTCAAAGGCATTGATTTCGACGGCCAGGCCGCCCGCATGATTGCCCGCATCGAGGCCCACACCCAGGGGCAAAACGACCCATTCTGGGCCTATTTCTTCCAGCGCCGCAACGCCACCGAAGGTATGCGTTACGACGACCAGTTGCTGCTGTCGAGTTTTGTCAACCAGATCCGCGAGCTGCTGGAGGCCCGACACGACGAGACCGGTCTGGCCTGGCTTGACCAGCTCGAAACCGAGTGTTTCTGA
- a CDS encoding nitrogen fixation protein NifQ, whose translation MNTPLDHRTVLMAELLARPAAAPAAADPLRVVLASLLVGRALNQGVLSAKLGLSQADFAALWDAYFPGEPMPLLDGPCKDSLELDDIHQLLLGHRAGSQVSELWLARIVACACCGRDHLWQDLGLANRAELSSLMTLAFPTLAALNVGDMKWKKFIYRHYCSTEGIYLCPAPSCGECADHAKCFSPET comes from the coding sequence ATGAACACCCCCTTGGATCACCGCACCGTGCTGATGGCCGAGCTGCTGGCCCGGCCTGCGGCAGCACCCGCCGCCGCCGACCCGCTGCGTGTGGTGCTGGCCAGCCTGCTGGTGGGGCGCGCCCTGAACCAAGGGGTGCTGAGTGCCAAGCTGGGTTTGTCACAGGCGGATTTCGCCGCACTCTGGGACGCGTACTTTCCGGGTGAGCCGATGCCGCTGTTAGACGGCCCCTGCAAAGATTCGCTGGAGCTTGACGACATCCACCAGCTGCTGCTGGGCCACCGCGCAGGCAGCCAGGTGTCTGAACTTTGGCTGGCGCGCATTGTGGCCTGCGCCTGCTGCGGACGCGACCACCTGTGGCAGGACCTGGGCCTGGCCAACCGGGCTGAACTCTCAAGCCTGATGACTTTGGCATTTCCAACGCTGGCGGCATTGAATGTGGGCGACATGAAGTGGAAAAAATTCATCTACCGCCACTACTGCAGCACCGAGGGCATTTACCTCTGCCCGGCGCCCAGCTGTGGGGAATGCGCCGACCATGCCAAGTGTTTTTCACCCGAAACATGA
- a CDS encoding ArsC/Spx/MgsR family protein has translation MAHISFYEKPGCGGNARQKALLLAAHHTLDVKNLLLTPWTEEELLLFLSPLAVPDWFNRAAPQVKSGEVVPESLSADAALALLLAQPLLIRRPLMAVGEQRMVGFDTAAVHAWVGLGEQAPQPGSLEGCAAAAGHCSSPL, from the coding sequence ATGGCACACATCAGCTTTTATGAAAAACCCGGCTGTGGCGGCAACGCCAGACAAAAGGCTTTGTTACTCGCCGCCCACCACACCCTTGATGTCAAAAACCTGCTCCTGACCCCATGGACTGAGGAGGAGCTGCTCCTGTTTTTGAGCCCTCTGGCGGTGCCGGACTGGTTCAACCGTGCGGCACCCCAGGTCAAGTCCGGCGAGGTGGTGCCAGAGTCGCTCAGCGCCGATGCCGCGCTGGCGCTGCTGCTGGCACAGCCTTTGCTGATCCGTCGTCCGTTGATGGCTGTGGGTGAGCAACGCATGGTGGGCTTTGATACCGCTGCGGTGCACGCCTGGGTCGGCCTGGGTGAACAGGCGCCACAGCCTGGCTCGCTCGAAGGCTGCGCCGCTGCCGCAGGCCACTGCAGCTCACCCCTTTGA
- a CDS encoding molybdate ABC transporter permease subunit, translating into MNLSPDAWAALVLSGRLALWVTPAYALAGALLAWALVFGLKRPGWLDALVTIPIAFPPVVIGFALLWLLGRQSLLGQTLVELGVGFVFSFQGLWLAAFIAGLPLVVKTLQAALQTQPRDWHETALTLGCKPFAAFWLVHLPIARSAWLTGVLLALARGLGEVGISLMLGGNILGRTETLSLAIFNAVTTGDYAQGALLSALLGGCCLGLLMLVRWLQPRPSRCV; encoded by the coding sequence GTGAACCTGTCGCCAGACGCCTGGGCGGCTTTGGTTTTGAGTGGCCGACTGGCCTTGTGGGTGACGCCTGCCTACGCACTGGCCGGGGCCCTGCTGGCCTGGGCGCTGGTGTTTGGCCTGAAACGCCCGGGCTGGCTCGACGCGCTGGTGACGATCCCGATCGCGTTCCCACCGGTGGTGATCGGTTTTGCCCTGTTGTGGCTGCTCGGGCGCCAGAGTCTGCTGGGCCAGACGCTGGTCGAACTGGGTGTGGGGTTTGTCTTCAGCTTCCAGGGCCTGTGGCTGGCGGCCTTTATTGCAGGTTTGCCGCTGGTGGTCAAAACACTGCAGGCGGCCCTGCAAACGCAGCCGCGTGACTGGCATGAAACGGCGTTGACGCTGGGGTGCAAACCCTTTGCTGCCTTCTGGCTGGTGCATCTGCCGATTGCCCGCAGCGCCTGGCTGACCGGCGTGTTGCTGGCGCTGGCGCGTGGTTTGGGTGAGGTGGGCATCAGCCTGATGCTGGGCGGCAACATCCTGGGCCGAACTGAGACGTTGTCGCTGGCGATTTTCAACGCCGTCACCACCGGGGACTACGCGCAGGGTGCGCTGCTGAGCGCGTTGTTGGGCGGCTGTTGCCTGGGCCTGCTGATGCTGGTGCGTTGGCTGCAACCCAGGCCAAGCCGCTGCGTCTGA
- the modB gene encoding molybdate ABC transporter permease subunit, protein MLLTPDDLQALWLTVRLAGTVTLILLLLGTPLAWWLARAKAWWKGPLSAVVALPLVLPPSVLGFYLLLAMGPNGPVGQLTQTLGLGLLPFTFWGLVVASVFYSLPFMVQPLQTAFEAIGERPLEVAATLRASPLDAFFTVVVPLARPGFMTACILTFAHTVGEFGVVLMIGGNIPGVSRVASVQIYDHVEALEYVDAHRLSAVMLVFAFVVLLALYARRPKPVRES, encoded by the coding sequence ATGTTGTTAACCCCTGATGACTTACAAGCCTTGTGGCTGACCGTGCGCCTGGCGGGCACGGTGACCTTGATCCTGCTGCTGCTGGGCACGCCTCTGGCCTGGTGGCTCGCGCGCGCCAAAGCCTGGTGGAAAGGGCCGCTCAGCGCGGTGGTGGCACTGCCGCTGGTGCTGCCACCCTCGGTGCTGGGCTTCTATTTGCTGCTGGCTATGGGCCCCAACGGCCCGGTGGGGCAGCTGACACAGACGTTAGGGCTCGGGTTGCTGCCCTTCACCTTCTGGGGGCTGGTGGTGGCCTCGGTGTTTTATTCGCTGCCGTTCATGGTACAGCCCTTGCAAACCGCGTTTGAGGCCATTGGTGAGCGACCGCTGGAGGTGGCGGCCACCTTGCGAGCCTCGCCGCTGGATGCGTTTTTCACCGTGGTGGTGCCGCTGGCGCGGCCGGGTTTTATGACTGCGTGTATTCTGACCTTTGCCCACACCGTGGGTGAGTTTGGTGTGGTGCTGATGATTGGCGGCAACATCCCGGGCGTGAGCCGTGTCGCCTCGGTGCAGATCTACGACCATGTCGAAGCTTTGGAGTACGTGGATGCCCATCGCCTGTCGGCGGTGATGCTGGTGTTTGCGTTTGTGGTGCTGCTGGCGCTCTACGCGCGGCGGCCCAAACCTGTCCGAGAAAGCTGA